A genomic region of Gallus gallus isolate bGalGal1 chromosome 19, bGalGal1.mat.broiler.GRCg7b, whole genome shotgun sequence contains the following coding sequences:
- the RFLNB gene encoding refilin-B isoform X2 — MLTRFLAEQSQPRSSSAALKQRLRSSGNCSSSLENSTFSPSPALSSCPPRLCPLSFGEGVEFDPLPPKEIRYTSSVKYDSEKHFIDDVYMPVGFSVSSCSQTIVCVPDCTWRSYKAELRFQPRNKAQRFTSTTIVYPKHARTVYTTTLDYNCRKSLRRFLSSVELETSESFGSDCVLDGC; from the exons ATGCTGACTCGGTTTCTGGCGGAGCAGTCACAGCCCAGGAGCtcctcagcagctctgaaacaACGACTGCGTTCATCTGGAAACTGCTCCAGCAGTTTGGAG AATTCCACCTTCTCTCCCAGCCCCGCTCTCTCCAGCTGCCCTCCAAGACTGTGTCCTTTATCCTTTGGCGAAGGCGTTGAGTTTGACCCTTTACCACCAAAGGAAATAAG GTACACCTCCTCAGTTAAATACGACTCAGAGAAGCACTTCATCGACGACGTCTACATGCCCGTGGGCTTCAGCgtttcctcctgcagccaaaCCATCGTCTGCGTCCCCGACTGCACGTGGCGCAGCTACAAAGCCGAGCTGCGCTTCCAGCCCCGCAACAAAGCCCAGCGCTTCACCAGCACCACCATCGTCTACCCGAAGCACGCCAGGACTGTGTACACCACCACCCTGGATTACAACTGCCGTAAATCCCTGCGGCGTTTCCTCTCCAGCGTCGAGCTGGAAACCTCCGAGTCCTTCGGGAGCGACTGCGTCCTGGATGGCTGCTGA
- the RFLNB gene encoding refilin-B isoform X1: MVGRLSLRDVPELPDARKRGDAGLDSPDSGLPPSPGPAHPHWPLSAGSPERAAHGGLPEPEPSASIPAAANSTFSPSPALSSCPPRLCPLSFGEGVEFDPLPPKEIRYTSSVKYDSEKHFIDDVYMPVGFSVSSCSQTIVCVPDCTWRSYKAELRFQPRNKAQRFTSTTIVYPKHARTVYTTTLDYNCRKSLRRFLSSVELETSESFGSDCVLDGC; encoded by the exons ATGGTGGGGCGACTCAGCCTGCGGGACGTGCCCGAGCTGCCCGACGCCAGGAAGCGGGGCGACGCGGGGCTCGACAGCCCCGACTCcgggctgccccccagccccggACCCGCCCACCCGCACTGGCCGCTCTCCGCCGGGAGCCCCGAGCGCGCCGCGCACGGCGGACTGCCGGAGCCCGAGCCGTCCGCGTCCATCCCCGCGGCTGCG AATTCCACCTTCTCTCCCAGCCCCGCTCTCTCCAGCTGCCCTCCAAGACTGTGTCCTTTATCCTTTGGCGAAGGCGTTGAGTTTGACCCTTTACCACCAAAGGAAATAAG GTACACCTCCTCAGTTAAATACGACTCAGAGAAGCACTTCATCGACGACGTCTACATGCCCGTGGGCTTCAGCgtttcctcctgcagccaaaCCATCGTCTGCGTCCCCGACTGCACGTGGCGCAGCTACAAAGCCGAGCTGCGCTTCCAGCCCCGCAACAAAGCCCAGCGCTTCACCAGCACCACCATCGTCTACCCGAAGCACGCCAGGACTGTGTACACCACCACCCTGGATTACAACTGCCGTAAATCCCTGCGGCGTTTCCTCTCCAGCGTCGAGCTGGAAACCTCCGAGTCCTTCGGGAGCGACTGCGTCCTGGATGGCTGCTGA
- the LOC107054807 gene encoding protein LIAT1 isoform X1 translates to MVPHGCGAAPLQRCVSPPCAEQCWVSANRTSLGRPQRHGCPGDISSGAATGPGRRRGAKGCTRGLEMPLEQSTAATRGGGKHHRKARKQKAGSAARREDLSRGRNSDSAQSNAKGAQVGTEVSTVSSSASTVSDSGRTELSLSAQFNESLRWDGILEDPAEEEERLRTYRLNRRKRYGLYLQQQHPTAGHPPSPRSHHTERCCSSLPRQQTAPEY, encoded by the exons ATGGTGCCCCACGGCTGCGGTGCGGCCCCTCTGCAGCGCTGTGTGTCACCGCCATGcgcagagcagtgctgggtctCAGCCAACAGGACAAGCTTGGGCCGGCCCCAGCGCCATGGCTGTCCTGGAGACATCA GCTCGGGGGCTGCCACAGGGCCAGGCAGGCGTCGGGGGGCCAAGGGCTGCACACGGGGCCTGGAGATGCCATTGGAGCAGAGCACCGCTGCCACGAGAGGAG GAGGAAAACACCACCGCAAGGCCAGAAAGCAGAAGGCTGGCTCTGCTGCACGCCGTGAGGACCTCAGCCGTGGGAGGAACTCTGACTCAGCCCAAAGTAACGCCAAAGGGGCGCAGGTGGGCACGGAGGTCAGCACGGTTTCATCATCAGCTTCCACCGTTTCAGACTCGGGCCGAACAGAGCTCAGCCTTTCTGCTCAGTTTAATGAAAGCCTGCGGTGGGATGGGATCCTGGAGGACCCcgcagaggaggaggagaggctgcGAACCTACAGGCTGAACAGAAGGAAGCGGTACGGGCTGTACCTGCAGCAACAGCACCCCACTGCCGGGCATCCCCCGTCACCGCGCTCCCATCACACAgagcgctgctgcagctctttgccAAGGCAGCAAACGGCTCCTGAATACTGA